Proteins encoded in a region of the Gemmobacter sp. 24YEA27 genome:
- a CDS encoding MoxR family ATPase, whose amino-acid sequence LVDEINRAPPKAQSALLEAMGEGQVTTAGVTRRLPDTFMVVATQNSIEHEGTFPLPEAQLDRFLLHLNLGLPDATTERAILDLVESEAREAPPPPAEKLDGETIRAARAAVADIFLAPALKDFIVRLVVATRETAGGPLEGLIEHAVSPRGTLALAAGARARAALLGRDNALPEDVDALAADTLSHRLIPSWRAVSEGLGPRDLVERLLAHVRPW is encoded by the coding sequence TGCTGGTGGATGAGATCAACCGCGCCCCCCCCAAGGCCCAATCGGCGCTGCTGGAGGCCATGGGCGAGGGCCAGGTGACGACAGCGGGGGTCACCCGCCGCCTGCCGGATACATTCATGGTGGTCGCCACGCAGAATTCGATCGAGCACGAGGGCACCTTCCCGCTCCCCGAGGCGCAGCTTGACCGCTTCCTGCTGCATCTGAACCTCGGATTGCCCGATGCCACCACCGAACGCGCCATCCTTGATCTCGTCGAGAGCGAGGCCAGAGAAGCGCCGCCGCCGCCTGCCGAAAAGCTGGACGGCGAAACGATTCGCGCCGCGCGGGCGGCTGTCGCAGACATCTTCCTTGCACCGGCGCTGAAGGATTTCATCGTCCGGCTGGTGGTGGCGACGCGGGAAACAGCGGGGGGCCCGCTGGAGGGGCTGATCGAACATGCGGTCTCGCCGCGCGGCACGCTGGCACTGGCGGCAGGCGCGCGGGCGCGGGCGGCGCTGCTGGGGCGCGACAACGCGCTGCCGGAAGATGTCGATGCGCTGGCGGCAGATACGCTTTCGCACCGGCTGATCCCCAGCTGGCGGGCGGTGTCCGAAGGCCTTGGCCCCCGGGACCTTGTCGAGCGGTTGCTGGCCCATGTTCGTCCGTGGTGA
- a CDS encoding DUF58 domain-containing protein, with amino-acid sequence MDAAATARTGAPQLRSFHEDREYNLMLLADFRRPMLWGTRGRLRSVAAAEALMLAGWKAILAGGAVGQPC; translated from the coding sequence ATCGATGCCGCCGCCACTGCAAGAACCGGTGCGCCGCAGCTGCGCAGCTTTCATGAGGATCGCGAGTATAATCTGATGCTGCTTGCGGATTTCCGGCGTCCGATGCTCTGGGGAACCCGGGGCCGGCTGCGCTCGGTCGCGGCAGCAGAGGCGCTGATGCTGGCCGGGTGGAAGGCTATTCTGGCGGGTGGCGCGGTCGGGCAGCCGTGCTGA
- a CDS encoding VWA domain-containing protein produces the protein MITFATPLALLLLPLPLLARLLPVQSGGGQVMELPEGIAAVARPAEAPDHRRSFLLLALIWASLCLALAGPERVVLMPDQSASGRDMMIALDMSGSMATPDFALDGATVTRLEAVKQVAKSFIAARSGDRIGLVVFADRAYVAAPLTYDLKAVSRALDEAEIGLTGRSTAISEGLGLALKRSLAEASDARVIVLLSDGRETGDRTDARLVAGLAAKVGVRIHTVALGPEDLETRPAARDAVDVAMLRAIAQEAGGETFRVRTTADLQAMAGALDRLEPNPTKRPPVEVPHPVWTWPAALALFLTLVAGWRRWG, from the coding sequence GTGATCACATTCGCCACGCCACTCGCCCTATTGTTGCTGCCCTTGCCGCTGCTGGCGCGGCTCTTGCCGGTGCAAAGCGGCGGTGGTCAGGTGATGGAACTGCCCGAAGGCATCGCCGCTGTTGCCCGCCCGGCCGAGGCACCGGACCATCGCCGGTCGTTTTTGCTGCTGGCGCTGATCTGGGCCAGCCTCTGCCTTGCGCTGGCCGGGCCGGAACGGGTTGTGCTGATGCCCGATCAAAGCGCCTCTGGCCGCGATATGATGATCGCGCTGGATATGTCGGGCAGTATGGCGACGCCCGATTTTGCCCTGGACGGCGCCACGGTCACCCGGCTTGAGGCGGTGAAACAGGTGGCGAAATCTTTCATCGCGGCGCGCAGCGGCGACCGGATTGGCCTCGTGGTCTTTGCCGACCGCGCCTATGTCGCAGCCCCCCTTACCTATGATCTGAAAGCGGTCAGCCGGGCGCTGGATGAGGCAGAGATCGGGCTGACCGGGCGCTCGACCGCGATTTCCGAAGGGCTGGGCCTTGCGCTCAAACGCAGCCTTGCCGAGGCCTCGGATGCCAGGGTGATCGTGCTGCTCTCGGACGGGCGCGAGACGGGGGACCGCACAGATGCCCGCCTTGTCGCCGGCCTTGCGGCAAAGGTCGGGGTGCGGATCCACACCGTCGCCCTTGGACCCGAGGATCTGGAGACCCGGCCCGCCGCCCGCGACGCGGTGGATGTGGCGATGCTGCGCGCCATTGCGCAAGAGGCCGGCGGCGAGACCTTCCGCGTGCGCACGACCGCCGATCTGCAGGCGATGGCCGGGGCGCTTGACCGGCTGGAGCCCAACCCCACAAAGCGCCCGCCGGTCGAAGTGCCGCATCCGGTCTGGACCTGGCCCGCCGCGCTGGCGCTGTTCCTTACGCTCGTCGCTGGCTGGAGGCGATGGGGATGA
- a CDS encoding VWA domain-containing protein gives MSGFLLLRPAWLLALIPVLALAVFALRRNRHGAWTAVTDPALIPVLLHLGWLRNSAGTRVMLLPFIAAGATALALSGPAVPQAGRTELRALDPLVLMLDLSPSVVSEARSLSDLQAAAAGLITAAAARPVGMMLYTADAWLASAPTTDSDTLLSLIGVLDRETAPIAGSRPDIALAMARDLFSTADGEGHSLPGGVDLVLVTDGGGSGPRATEEAARLASDGARVWGLALTPAAAAPAQDAAGLAAIARAGGGQSYAFADISGLSTAITRARSAKLAREDVAGAGMRDLGPWLLVLALACLFPLFLRWR, from the coding sequence ATGAGCGGCTTTCTGCTGTTGCGGCCCGCCTGGCTGCTGGCTCTGATCCCGGTGCTTGCGCTGGCAGTCTTCGCGCTGCGGCGCAACCGGCACGGGGCCTGGACGGCTGTCACCGATCCGGCGCTGATCCCGGTGCTCCTGCACCTGGGCTGGCTGCGCAACAGTGCCGGAACCCGGGTCATGCTCTTGCCCTTCATTGCTGCCGGGGCGACGGCCCTGGCGCTGTCGGGCCCTGCGGTGCCCCAGGCCGGCAGAACCGAATTGCGCGCGCTGGATCCGCTGGTTCTGATGCTGGACCTCTCGCCCTCGGTGGTCTCAGAGGCGCGAAGCCTGTCAGACCTCCAGGCGGCCGCAGCCGGGCTGATCACCGCGGCGGCGGCGCGCCCTGTTGGGATGATGCTTTACACCGCCGATGCCTGGCTTGCCTCGGCGCCCACCACCGACAGCGATACCCTCCTCAGCCTGATCGGTGTTTTAGACCGCGAAACCGCGCCGATTGCCGGCAGCCGTCCCGATATCGCGCTGGCCATGGCGCGCGATCTGTTTTCGACGGCGGATGGAGAGGGGCACAGCCTGCCGGGCGGTGTCGATCTGGTGCTTGTCACCGATGGCGGTGGCAGCGGCCCGCGCGCCACCGAGGAGGCCGCGCGCCTCGCCAGCGATGGCGCCAGGGTCTGGGGGCTGGCCCTGACCCCTGCCGCTGCCGCTCCGGCTCAGGATGCGGCGGGCCTTGCAGCCATTGCCCGGGCGGGTGGCGGTCAGAGCTATGCATTTGCGGATATCTCGGGTCTTTCCACCGCGATCACCCGCGCCCGCAGCGCGAAACTGGCGCGCGAAGATGTCGCCGGCGCCGGGATGCGCGATCTCGGGCCATGGCTGCTGGTGCTGGCACTGGCATGCCTGTTCCCGCTGTTCCTGAGGTGGCGCTGA
- the gfa gene encoding S-(hydroxymethyl)glutathione synthase gives MTYENVKIHPAVDGGVKKGSAGFGGGTLHCNCASDRVEVKVSAQTAHNHVCGCTKCWKPDGSVFAQIAVVGRDAVSVTANEGKLKIVNAAAPIQRHACTGCGTHMYGRIENKEHPFYGLDFVHTELSDQSGWSEPQFAAFVSSVIESGVDPSRMDGIRGRLRELGLEPYDALSPPLMDAIATHAAKKSGALPA, from the coding sequence GTGACCTATGAGAATGTGAAAATCCATCCTGCGGTGGATGGCGGCGTGAAAAAGGGATCTGCCGGCTTCGGCGGCGGCACCCTGCATTGCAATTGTGCCAGCGACCGGGTCGAGGTGAAGGTCTCAGCGCAGACCGCGCATAACCATGTCTGCGGCTGCACCAAATGCTGGAAACCCGATGGTTCGGTCTTCGCACAGATCGCGGTTGTCGGGCGCGACGCGGTCAGCGTCACCGCCAATGAGGGCAAGCTGAAGATCGTCAATGCGGCCGCGCCGATCCAGCGCCACGCCTGCACCGGCTGCGGCACGCATATGTATGGCCGGATCGAGAATAAGGAACACCCGTTCTACGGTCTCGATTTCGTGCATACCGAGCTTTCGGATCAGTCGGGCTGGTCAGAACCGCAATTCGCGGCCTTTGTTTCCTCGGTGATCGAATCCGGTGTGGATCCGTCGCGGATGGACGGCATCCGGGGCCGGCTGCGCGAACTCGGGCTGGAACCCTATGACGCGCTGTCGCCGCCGCTGATGGACGCGATCGCCACCCATGCCGCGAAGAAATCCGGCGCTCTTCCCGCCTGA
- a CDS encoding S-(hydroxymethyl)glutathione dehydrogenase/class III alcohol dehydrogenase, which translates to MRTRAAVALAAGKPLEIMEVNLEGPKRGEVLVEIKATGLCHTDEFTRSGADPEGIFPCILGHEGAGIVIEVGEGVTTLKPGDHVIPLYTPECRECYSCLSGKTNLCTAIRNTQGQGLMPDGTTRFSLLDGTPVYHYMGCSTFANHTVMPEIALAKVRDDAPFDKICYIGCGVTTGIGAVINTAGVEIGSTAAVFGLGGIGLNVIQGLRMAGADMIIGVDLNDDKEEMARKFGMTHFVNPSKIEGSVVQEIVNLTKRGADHLGGVDYSFDATGNVKVMRDALECSHRGWGVSVIIGVAPAGAEISTRPFQLVTGRVWKGTAFGGAKGRRDVPKFVDWYMDGKIEIDPMITHQLKLEEINHGFDLMHEGKSIRAVVVY; encoded by the coding sequence ATGCGTACCCGTGCCGCCGTCGCTCTTGCTGCAGGCAAACCGCTTGAAATCATGGAAGTGAACCTTGAAGGCCCGAAGCGGGGCGAGGTTCTGGTGGAGATCAAGGCCACGGGGCTTTGCCATACCGACGAATTCACCCGTTCCGGCGCGGATCCGGAGGGGATCTTCCCCTGTATCCTCGGCCATGAGGGGGCCGGGATCGTGATCGAGGTCGGCGAGGGCGTGACGACGCTGAAGCCCGGCGATCATGTGATCCCGCTTTACACGCCGGAATGCCGGGAATGCTATTCCTGCCTCTCGGGCAAGACCAATCTCTGCACCGCGATCCGCAATACCCAGGGCCAGGGGCTGATGCCCGATGGCACCACGCGGTTTTCGCTGCTCGATGGCACGCCGGTCTATCATTACATGGGCTGCTCGACCTTTGCGAACCATACGGTGATGCCGGAGATCGCGCTGGCCAAGGTCCGCGATGACGCGCCGTTCGACAAGATCTGCTATATCGGCTGCGGCGTGACCACCGGTATCGGCGCGGTGATCAATACCGCAGGCGTCGAGATCGGCTCGACCGCAGCGGTGTTTGGCCTTGGCGGTATCGGGCTGAACGTGATCCAGGGCCTCAGGATGGCCGGGGCCGATATGATCATCGGCGTCGATCTGAATGACGATAAAGAGGAAATGGCGCGCAAATTCGGCATGACGCATTTCGTGAATCCGTCAAAAATCGAGGGCAGCGTGGTGCAGGAGATCGTCAATCTGACGAAGCGCGGCGCGGATCATCTCGGCGGTGTCGATTACTCGTTTGATGCGACCGGCAATGTCAAAGTGATGCGCGACGCGCTGGAATGCTCGCATCGCGGCTGGGGTGTGTCGGTGATCATCGGCGTGGCGCCGGCCGGGGCCGAGATCTCGACCCGGCCGTTCCAGCTGGTGACGGGGCGGGTCTGGAAAGGCACTGCCTTCGGCGGCGCGAAAGGCCGGCGGGATGTGCCGAAATTCGTCGACTGGTACATGGATGGCAAGATCGAGATCGACCCGATGATCACCCATCAGCTGAAGCTGGAAGAGATCAACCATGGTTTCGATCTGATGCATGAGGGCAAGTCGATCCGGGCGGTCGTGGTCTATTAA
- the fghA gene encoding S-formylglutathione hydrolase, which translates to MLQIKGKGRRQSSMKTISENAAFAGVQGVYAHGSDVCGCEMTFAVYLPPAARIRKVPVLWFLSGLTCTHENAMTKAGAQKWAADAGIALIFPDTSPRGPGVANDEAYDLGQGAGFYVNATETPWSAHFRMWDYIVHELPALVFDRFPLDRERQGITGHSMGGHGALTIAMTHPETYASVSALAPISNPVASDWGRKQFTAYLGPDEAGWARHDASILMAERGFPGPVMIDQGARDQFLDLLKPEALLAAATARRQPLRFRLLDSYDHSYFFVSSVMEDHIRFHAERLAEA; encoded by the coding sequence ATGTTGCAGATAAAAGGAAAGGGGCGGAGACAGAGCAGCATGAAGACCATTTCAGAGAACGCCGCTTTTGCCGGCGTGCAGGGCGTTTATGCGCATGGCTCGGATGTCTGCGGCTGTGAGATGACCTTTGCCGTCTACCTGCCCCCGGCTGCCCGTATCCGGAAAGTGCCGGTGCTGTGGTTTCTCTCGGGTCTGACCTGCACCCATGAGAATGCCATGACCAAGGCCGGGGCGCAGAAATGGGCCGCCGATGCCGGTATCGCGCTGATCTTCCCCGATACCAGCCCGCGCGGCCCGGGGGTTGCCAATGACGAAGCCTATGATCTGGGCCAGGGTGCCGGCTTTTACGTCAATGCAACCGAAACACCCTGGTCTGCGCATTTCCGGATGTGGGACTATATCGTCCATGAGCTGCCGGCGCTGGTCTTCGACAGGTTTCCGCTTGATCGCGAACGCCAGGGCATCACCGGCCATTCGATGGGCGGCCATGGTGCGCTGACCATCGCCATGACACATCCCGAGACCTATGCCTCGGTTTCGGCGCTGGCGCCGATCTCGAATCCGGTCGCAAGTGACTGGGGCAGGAAGCAGTTCACCGCCTATCTCGGGCCGGATGAGGCTGGCTGGGCCCGCCATGATGCCAGCATTCTGATGGCCGAGAGGGGCTTTCCCGGGCCGGTCATGATCGACCAGGGCGCGCGCGATCAGTTTCTGGATCTGCTGAAACCCGAGGCGCTGCTCGCTGCGGCCACGGCCCGGCGTCAGCCGCTCCGCTTCCGGCTGCTTGACAGTTATGACCACAGTTATTTCTTCGTATCCAGCGTGATGGAGGATCACATTCGCTTCCACGCGGAGCGGCTGGCCGAAGCCTGA
- a CDS encoding cytochrome c family protein: protein MSVTLRAALMAALLPWLSLPAFAEGDPAKGEKSFKKCMACHTVAADGPSKAGPNLHDVVGRKTGTLEGFAYSTVMRTMGEEGHIWTPEELDLFLENPKKMAPGTKMTFAGLKKPEERADVVAYLISLHPDGVAAGTAGEAAPGAAPEAAPETAPAE, encoded by the coding sequence ATGTCCGTCACCCTGCGCGCCGCTCTGATGGCGGCATTGCTGCCCTGGCTGTCTCTGCCGGCATTTGCCGAAGGGGATCCGGCCAAGGGCGAGAAGTCTTTTAAGAAATGCATGGCCTGCCATACGGTGGCCGCAGATGGTCCCTCAAAGGCCGGGCCCAATCTGCATGACGTTGTCGGCCGCAAGACCGGCACGCTGGAAGGATTTGCCTATTCGACGGTCATGCGCACAATGGGAGAAGAGGGCCATATCTGGACCCCGGAAGAGCTGGATCTCTTCCTTGAAAACCCGAAGAAAATGGCGCCGGGGACCAAGATGACCTTTGCCGGGCTGAAAAAGCCTGAGGAGCGGGCCGATGTGGTCGCCTATCTGATCAGCCTGCATCCTGACGGCGTCGCCGCCGGGACGGCCGGCGAGGCGGCACCCGGGGCCGCGCCTGAAGCCGCTCCTGAGACGGCTCCGGCCGAATAA
- a CDS encoding methanol/ethanol family PQQ-dependent dehydrogenase, translating into MRAKLLGLAAGLLTTVAAPAFANDSVTEGIKNSGQLVTQLLNYAGTRYSELGDITKDNVGDLQVAWTFSTGVLRGHEGAPLVIGDVMYVHTPFPNNVYALDLKNEGKILWRYHPQQNSDVIGVMCCDTVNRGLAYGDGMIFLSQADTTLVALDEKTGEVKWSVVNGDPAKGETSTATPLIVKDKVLIGISGGEYGVRGHMTAYNIADGKMAWRAYSTGPDAEMLVDPEKTMVLGKPIGKDSSLSSWEGDQWQIGGGTTWGWTTYDPELNLIYYGTGNPSTWNPSQRPGDNKWSMTIMARDVDTGMAKWFYQKTPHDEWDYDGVNENILVDKEIDGTMRKLLVNFDRNGFAYTMDRESGELLVAEKYDPAVNWATEVDMNKESETYGRPLVVAEYSTAQNGEDVNSTGICPAALGTKDQQPAAYSPKTGLFYVPTNHVCMDYEPFRVSYAAGQPYVGATLSMFPAPASHGGMGNFIAWDAVKGEIKWSLPEQFSVWSGALATSGDVVFYGTLEGYLKAVDSETGKELYKFKTPSGIIGNIFTYKSGDKQYVGVLSGVGGWAGIGLAAGLTNATEGLGAVGGYAALSDYTALGGQLTVFALPN; encoded by the coding sequence ATGAGAGCGAAGCTATTAGGACTTGCAGCAGGTTTGCTGACAACAGTGGCAGCACCGGCATTTGCAAATGACTCGGTGACAGAAGGCATCAAGAATTCGGGCCAGCTGGTCACCCAGCTGCTGAACTATGCCGGAACGCGCTATTCCGAACTTGGCGATATCACCAAGGACAATGTCGGCGACCTGCAGGTGGCCTGGACGTTCTCGACCGGGGTGCTGCGCGGCCATGAAGGGGCGCCCCTGGTGATCGGCGATGTGATGTATGTCCATACGCCCTTCCCGAACAACGTCTATGCGCTTGATCTGAAGAATGAAGGCAAGATCCTGTGGCGCTATCACCCGCAGCAGAATTCTGACGTGATCGGCGTGATGTGCTGTGACACCGTCAACCGCGGTCTGGCCTATGGCGATGGCATGATCTTCCTCAGCCAGGCCGATACCACGCTGGTCGCGCTGGACGAAAAGACCGGCGAAGTAAAATGGTCGGTGGTCAATGGCGATCCGGCCAAGGGCGAGACCTCGACCGCAACGCCGCTGATCGTCAAGGACAAGGTGCTGATCGGGATATCGGGCGGTGAATATGGCGTGCGTGGCCATATGACGGCCTATAATATCGCCGATGGCAAAATGGCCTGGCGCGCCTATTCGACCGGCCCGGATGCCGAGATGCTGGTCGACCCCGAAAAAACCATGGTTCTGGGCAAGCCGATTGGCAAAGACAGCTCGCTGAGTTCCTGGGAAGGTGACCAGTGGCAGATCGGTGGCGGCACCACCTGGGGCTGGACCACCTATGACCCCGAGCTGAACCTGATCTATTATGGAACCGGCAACCCTTCGACCTGGAACCCCAGCCAGCGTCCGGGTGACAACAAATGGTCGATGACGATCATGGCCCGCGATGTCGATACCGGCATGGCTAAGTGGTTCTACCAGAAAACCCCGCATGACGAATGGGACTATGACGGGGTGAACGAGAATATCCTCGTCGACAAGGAAATCGACGGCACCATGCGCAAGCTGCTGGTCAATTTCGACCGCAACGGATTTGCCTATACGATGGACCGCGAATCCGGCGAGTTGCTGGTGGCTGAGAAATATGACCCGGCGGTGAACTGGGCGACCGAAGTCGATATGAACAAGGAGTCGGAAACCTATGGCCGGCCTCTGGTCGTGGCGGAATACTCGACCGCGCAGAATGGCGAAGATGTCAACTCGACCGGCATCTGCCCGGCCGCGCTTGGCACGAAAGACCAGCAGCCTGCGGCCTATTCGCCAAAAACCGGGCTGTTCTATGTGCCCACGAACCACGTCTGCATGGATTATGAGCCGTTCCGCGTCAGCTATGCCGCCGGCCAGCCCTATGTCGGCGCAACGCTCTCGATGTTCCCGGCACCGGCAAGCCATGGCGGCATGGGCAATTTCATCGCCTGGGACGCGGTGAAGGGCGAGATCAAATGGTCGCTGCCCGAGCAGTTCTCGGTCTGGTCCGGCGCGCTTGCCACCTCGGGTGATGTCGTCTTCTACGGCACGCTCGAAGGTTATCTGAAAGCCGTCGACTCCGAGACCGGCAAGGAACTTTACAAGTTCAAAACCCCCTCGGGCATCATCGGGAACATCTTCACCTATAAGAGCGGCGACAAACAATATGTGGGCGTTCTCTCGGGTGTTGGTGGCTGGGCCGGCATCGGTCTCGCAGCAGGCCTGACCAATGCAACCGAAGGCCTTGGCGCCGTTGGCGGCTATGCGGCGCTCTCGGATTACACTGCGCTCGGCGGCCAGCTGACCGTCTTCGCCCTGCCGAACTGA
- a CDS encoding SRPBCC family protein — MKKLMIAISACLALLAGTAQAHGPSRLKSEQSVLLNASPEEVWAVIGSFSDMTWLPSVTSITATGAEKGATRVRVLDSGVSINEELLKIDPAKFAISTRLTEDNLDYIKATNYALHITIKDEGGKARVELKSAFYRAFPQNDPPADLNDDASTAAVEALGQQMIEALVARFGAAG, encoded by the coding sequence ATGAAGAAACTGATGATTGCGATTTCGGCCTGCCTTGCCCTGCTGGCGGGCACGGCACAGGCCCATGGCCCGTCGCGGCTGAAATCCGAGCAATCGGTGCTGCTGAATGCCAGCCCGGAGGAGGTCTGGGCGGTGATCGGCTCGTTCAGCGACATGACCTGGCTGCCCTCTGTTACCTCGATCACGGCGACGGGCGCCGAAAAAGGCGCAACCCGGGTGCGGGTGCTGGACAGCGGCGTCTCGATCAATGAAGAGCTGCTGAAGATCGACCCGGCGAAATTCGCGATCTCGACCCGGCTGACCGAGGATAATCTCGACTATATCAAGGCCACCAATTACGCGCTGCATATCACCATCAAAGACGAGGGCGGCAAGGCAAGGGTCGAGCTGAAATCGGCCTTTTACCGCGCATTCCCGCAAAACGACCCGCCGGCGGATCTGAATGACGATGCGTCGACAGCCGCGGTGGAGGCGCTCGGCCAGCAGATGATCGAGGCGCTGGTGGCGCGGTTCGGCGCGGCAGGATGA
- a CDS encoding ABC transporter substrate-binding protein, whose translation MAEETTDYRVAVIRVVAPGPMPISRLDLPPDDLGFAGAGLGTADNATTGGFLGQSFSTETVLATPETVEAEMQKLLDAGIPYIVTLADAATTVRLADMAGDQALVINAGSTDDALRGKDCRANLLHVAPSDAMLTDALAQYLVWKRWNRWFLIEGSHKEDQALGAAYRRAAEKFGATIVETRVYEDTGGARRSDSGHVQVQRQMPVFTQSAPAHDILVAADHSGVFAAWLPYHTWDASPVAGSAGLMPESWSPAHEAWGATQFQSRFEKLAGRPARDEDYQVWMALRVIGEAATRTKGGDFDVMRAFILSDKFDLAAFKGQKLTFRDWDGQLRQPVLLVAGNVVASVSPQEEFLHQVSQLDTLGVDRAETECNR comes from the coding sequence ATGGCCGAGGAGACAACCGATTATCGCGTGGCGGTGATCCGGGTGGTGGCGCCAGGCCCGATGCCGATCTCACGGCTTGATTTGCCGCCCGATGATCTGGGTTTCGCCGGGGCTGGCCTCGGGACTGCGGATAATGCCACCACCGGCGGGTTCCTTGGCCAGAGCTTCAGCACGGAAACGGTTCTTGCCACGCCAGAGACGGTCGAGGCAGAGATGCAAAAGCTGCTCGATGCCGGCATCCCCTATATTGTAACGCTGGCGGATGCGGCCACGACGGTGCGGCTCGCTGATATGGCGGGCGATCAGGCGCTGGTGATCAATGCCGGCTCCACCGATGACGCGCTGCGGGGCAAAGACTGCCGTGCAAATCTGCTGCATGTCGCGCCCTCGGATGCGATGCTGACAGATGCTCTGGCGCAATATCTGGTCTGGAAACGCTGGAATCGCTGGTTCCTGATCGAGGGCAGCCACAAGGAAGACCAGGCGCTTGGCGCGGCCTATCGCAGGGCGGCCGAGAAATTCGGTGCGACCATCGTCGAAACCCGTGTCTATGAGGATACCGGCGGCGCGCGCAGATCGGATTCGGGCCATGTGCAGGTACAGCGCCAGATGCCGGTTTTCACCCAGTCGGCCCCGGCGCATGATATCCTGGTCGCCGCCGATCACTCTGGCGTCTTCGCCGCCTGGCTGCCCTATCACACCTGGGATGCCAGTCCCGTCGCAGGCTCGGCCGGTCTGATGCCCGAAAGCTGGAGCCCGGCGCATGAGGCCTGGGGCGCGACCCAGTTTCAGAGCCGCTTCGAGAAACTGGCCGGCCGCCCCGCGCGCGATGAGGATTATCAGGTCTGGATGGCGCTCCGGGTGATCGGCGAGGCCGCAACCCGCACCAAAGGCGGCGATTTCGACGTGATGCGCGCTTTCATCCTGTCGGACAAATTCGATCTGGCGGCGTTCAAGGGGCAAAAGCTGACCTTCCGCGACTGGGATGGGCAATTGCGCCAGCCGGTCTTGCTGGTGGCGGGCAATGTGGTCGCCTCGGTCAGCCCGCAGGAGGAATTCCTGCATCAGGTCAGCCAGCTCGACACGCTGGGCGTCGATCGCGCGGAAACCGAATGCAACCGATGA
- a CDS encoding PQQ-dependent catabolism-associated beta-propeller protein — MRRSVTRSVTQPAIRLALACSAALLAGPALADKIFVSNEKGNTVTVLDSASLEVIHTITGMQRPRGITASPDGKHIYVCASDDNLVRVYDSATYEELPSLPSGPDPELFVLHPSGNPLFIANEDDNIVTVVDVVTRQVLAEVPVGVEPEGMGVSPDGKIVVNTSETTNMAHMIDTTSYEIVANVLVDSRPRFAEYTPDGKILFVTAEIGGTVSVIDTATNEITKTITFDVAGILPEALQPVGLRVTADGAKAYVALGPANRVAVVDVASLEVTNYLLVGQRVWQLAFSPDGKFLYTTNGNSNDISVIDTATDEVTVSVPVGEQPWGVVAVKTE, encoded by the coding sequence ATGAGAAGATCTGTGACCCGGTCCGTGACGCAGCCCGCGATCAGGCTCGCGCTTGCCTGTTCGGCTGCCTTGCTTGCCGGTCCGGCCCTGGCCGACAAAATCTTCGTCTCAAATGAAAAGGGCAACACGGTCACGGTTCTGGATTCGGCATCCCTTGAGGTGATCCACACCATCACCGGCATGCAGCGCCCGCGCGGCATCACCGCCTCGCCCGATGGCAAACATATCTATGTCTGCGCCTCGGATGACAATCTGGTGCGGGTCTATGACAGCGCCACCTATGAGGAACTGCCCTCGCTGCCCTCCGGTCCCGACCCCGAGCTTTTCGTGCTGCATCCCTCGGGCAATCCGCTGTTCATCGCGAATGAGGACGACAATATCGTCACCGTGGTCGATGTGGTGACCCGCCAGGTGCTGGCCGAAGTGCCCGTGGGGGTGGAACCCGAAGGGATGGGCGTCTCGCCGGATGGCAAGATCGTGGTCAATACTTCTGAAACCACCAATATGGCGCATATGATCGACACGACGAGTTATGAGATCGTCGCCAATGTACTGGTCGACAGCCGCCCGCGCTTTGCCGAATATACCCCGGACGGCAAGATCCTGTTTGTTACCGCCGAGATCGGCGGCACCGTTTCAGTGATCGATACTGCGACGAATGAGATCACCAAAACCATCACATTCGATGTTGCCGGTATCCTGCCCGAGGCATTGCAGCCGGTGGGCCTGCGCGTCACCGCGGACGGCGCCAAGGCCTATGTCGCCCTTGGGCCGGCAAACCGGGTGGCGGTGGTGGATGTCGCCAGCCTCGAAGTGACGAATTACCTGCTGGTCGGGCAACGGGTCTGGCAGCTGGCTTTCTCGCCCGATGGTAAATTTCTCTACACCACCAACGGCAATTCCAACGACATCTCGGTGATTGATACCGCAACCGATGAGGTAACGGTTTCGGTGCCGGTGGGCGAACAGCCCTGGGGTGTGGTTGCGGTTAAAACGGAATGA